One region of Armigeres subalbatus isolate Guangzhou_Male chromosome 3, GZ_Asu_2, whole genome shotgun sequence genomic DNA includes:
- the LOC134224529 gene encoding uncharacterized protein LOC134224529 has translation MEHSYGSSIARKKRLMQRLKLLEEQHVRRMAQFQKESRRSRQEYERQLEAIDWATKEAIRKIRMKEDRCKTNKDMQRTYRSGEDVKKVEPVEYTSEISRTILQPTCQPFQHSRSEVFVCHVSIPRNIQSTNSPPSTATADVDDNVVVLQPSSIHETHPFVVKVVNESMEKNDTAMHPEDVYLNIHVSCESRHSDEVSQSSRVVEKQFRSKEYLCLPPTLESVVSSDSEDNETVTISNRNVTFSNVPMRNEEHVVKIVEVVSISCHQVKDIDKAGEQFIHEKVNLATNTMHVTRIRADLSNRHSQLEFNYHYLFTIKIPLCNKVSMCIVPSEKARCIVEKSYLLLNRSFAMCWVDRSYGVLAITRNLYSHSDQLCTTCSIIFDPGGHFI, from the coding sequence ATGGAGCACTCATATGGCAGCAGTATTGCCCGTAAAAAACGATTGATGCAACGTCTGAAGTTGTTGGAGGAACAGCATGTGAGGCGGATGGCGCAGTTCCAGAAAGAAAGTCGGCGGTCTCGGCAAGAATACGAACGGCAGTTGGAGGCGATAGATTGGGCCACAAAAGAAGCTATCAGAAAGATCAGAATGAAAGAAGATCGCTGCAAAACAAATAAAGACATGCAGCGCACTTATCGTAGCGGGGAAGATGTGAAGAAAGTTGAACCAGTCGAATACACCTCGGAGATTAGCAGAACTATTTTACAGCCAACCTGTCAACCGTTTCAACATTCCCGAAGTGAAGTTTTCGTTTGCCATGTTTCAATTCCACGGAATATTCAATCAACAAATTCGCCTCCTTCTACTGCTACTGCTGATGTTGACGATAATGTAGTAGTTTTACAACCAAGTTCTATACACGAAACTCATCCATTTGTAGTAAAAGTGGTCAATGAGAGTATGGAAAAGAACGATACAGCTATGCATCCTGAAGATGTGTATTTAAATATCCATGTATCGTGTGAGAGTAGGCACTCAGATGAAGTCAGTCAGAGTAGCCGAGTTGTTGAAAAACAGTTCCGTAGTAAGGAATATCTGTGTTTGCCACCAACACTAGAATCCGTTGTTTCCAGTGATAGTGAAGATAATGAAACAGTGACAATATCTAATCGAAATGTTACGTTTTCAAATGTTCCTATGCGCAACGAAGAGCATGTCGTGAAGATAGTTGAGGTGGTATCTATATCCTGTCATCAAGTTAAAGATATCGACAAAGCAGGTGAACAGTTTATACATGAGAAAGTAAATCTTGCAACTAATACAATGCATGTCACTCGAATAAGAGCTGATTTAAGTAACAGACACTCGCAGTTAGAATTTAATTACCACTACCTATTCACAATTAAGATCCCATTGTGCAATAAAGTTTCCATGTGTATTGTACCATCAGAAAAGGCTAGATGTATCGTGGAAAAATCATACTTGTTGCTGAACAGATCGTTTGCGATGTGCTGGGTCGACCGATCATACGGAGTGTTAGCAATTACCCGCAATTTGTATTCCCATTCCGATCAGTTATGTACAACCTGTAGTATAATATTTGATCCAGGTGGACATTTTATTTAG
- the LOC134224528 gene encoding sodium/potassium/calcium exchanger 3-like, producing MKFLCKQLACVIVILCSFMSATQSAVFYVHPNENSTVSPELRIFEPIISDDHQTIPVAPTPSLSPPDDTSLNVQTYIFSDKSPSDLTLDERIELEKITWHWYPYRRIHYVVLEDGRKVELFCDEGSAIEQLPDDVFTQEQRLQGAIILHFIGAIYFFTFMAYTVGEYFLPSVECICEDLKLTQDVAAATFMAVAGTIPEFFTNTISTFIAESDMGIGTIMGSLLFNTLGVACLAGLACKKPVQLDWWPLTRDCIVLAFHIILLIGFSWDGRIHWYEAMIFVILFFTYFLVMFQNKRIMKVAKKYIEVKWNMCSRVIKDIEETEQAEAAAAAASNTSRPSALEKSIVRHSTASILSDQMAEKPLKVGDLQIPSRHTLPDTEEHPSMTLWTISRETKFRTVWWFYTWPIRFVLTFTIPNPLTMRRWFPLTFIMCIIYIACVSFLTFWMMSIIGYTLGIPDGVMGLTFLAMGGCMPEAISAVLIIRTGNGAMGVSNALGANSLAIVFSLGIPWFIRTVADGGSATNAYVIIASHGLQYSVIALLVSVIALYVIIYIAKFKLRKRIGFALILVYVILVTFMLLNELDIFFPSGIDC from the exons TGTCACCAGAACTCCGTATATTCGAGCCAATAATCTCAGATGACCATCAAACTATACCGGTGGCCCCAACCCCATCGTTAAGCCCTCCGGATGACACATCACTGAACGTTCAAACCTACATTTTCTCCGATAAGTCCCCATCGGATTTAACGCTCGATGAACGAATCGAGCTGGAGAAGATAACGTGGCACTGGTATCCCTATCGGCGGATACACTACGTGGTACTCGAGGATGGGCGAAAAGTTGAACTTTTCTGCGACGAAGGGTCTGCCATTGAACAGCTCCCGGACGATGTTTTCACGC AGGAACAACGACTGCAGGGTGCAATTATACTGCATTTTATTGGCGCTATATATTTCTTCACATTCATGGCTTACACCGTGGGCGAGTACTTCCTGCCTTCAGTCGAATGTATTTGCGAAGATCTAAAATTAACTCAG GATGTTGCGGCGGCAACCTTCATGGCAGTTGCTGGTACAATTCCGGAGTTCTTCACCAACACAATTAGCACGTTCATTGCAGAATCCGATATGGGAATAGGAACCATAATGGGTTCACTTTTGTTCAATACACTCGGCGTTGCTTGTCTGGCAGGCTTGGCATGTAAGAAA CCGGTTCAACTGGATTGGTGGCCGTTAACAAGAGATTGCATTGTGCTTGCTTTCCACATAATCCTTCTCATCGGATTCTCTTGGGACGGACGAATTCATTGGTACGAGGCTATGATATTTGTCATCCTGTTTTTCACTTACTTCTTGGTGATGTTCCAAAACAAACGAATTATGAAGGTAGCCAAAAAGTATATAGAAGTTAAGTGGAACATGTGCTCTCGAGTGATAAAAGATATTGAAGAAACGGAACAGGCGGAAGCAGCAGCTGCAGCAGCATCCAACACTAGTCGTCCAAGTGCCCTAGAGAAATCGATTGTGCGACATTCCACGGCGTCCATTTTGTCAGACCAGATGGCAGAAAAGCCATTGAAGGTGGGAGATCTTCAGA TCCCATCACGTCACACGCTGCCAGACACTGAAGAACATCCGTCCATGACCTTATGGACAATTTCTCGGGAAACAAAGTTTCGTACCGTGTGGTGGTTCTACACGTGGCCGATTCGCTTTGTGCTAACGTTTACAATTCCAAATCCACTTACGATGCGCCGTTGGTTTCCGCTGACATTCATCATGTGTATAATTTACATTGCATGCGTGTCTTTTCTCACTTTCTGGATGATGTCGATCATCGGTTACACTCTGGGAATTCCGGATGGAGTGATGGGACTTACGTTCCTGGCGATGGGAGGTTGCATGCCGGAGGCCATTTCAGCGGTACTGATCATACGAACTG GAAACGGTGCCATGGGCGTATCGAACGCTCTCGGTGCCAATTCACTAGCCATCGTGTTCTCGCTCGGAATACCGTGGTTCATCCGAACGGTAGCAGACGGTGGCAGTGCCACCAATGCGTACGTCATCATTGCCTCCCACGGTCTGCAGTACAGCGTCATTGCACTACTGGTCAGCGTTATTGCATTGTACGTCATCATCTACATTGCCAAATTCAAACTGAGGAAGCGTATCGGCTTTGCGCTGATCCTGGTCTACGTCATTTTAGTGACATTCATGTTGCTGAATGAATTAGACATCTTCTTCCCATCTGGCATCGATTGCTGA